The genomic window TCGACGCCGCCGAGGAGGTCTTCGGGCGCAAGGGCTTCCACGAGGCGACCCTGAAGGAGGTCGCCGAGCTGGCCGAGTTCTCGGTGGGCTCGGTGTACTCGTTCTTCGACAG from Acidimicrobiales bacterium includes these protein-coding regions:
- a CDS encoding helix-turn-helix domain-containing protein, whose product is MPKATSASTTTSRREARRLLQQDVSRSQLLDAAEEVFGRKGFHEATLKEVAELAEFSVGSVYSFFD